The Sebastes umbrosus isolate fSebUmb1 chromosome 1, fSebUmb1.pri, whole genome shotgun sequence genome includes the window tcagctttttaattaattataaatatttcctttaaccgttttaactgatagcgttaatcggttaaaatgcttaatgtcggttaacggttaattatgaacatccaTAAATGCCAGAGTTGGAAAGACAATTACAGCCTGACAACTAGGACTGGAACTGGAAATACTACTTTGGTACAGAACAAAGTGTCCTCTCAGCATCTGGTATCAAAAACTGTCAAGTATCGAAAACTGGCATCAATTTAAGACATATATTCAGACAAAGTTCTTGTATGGCTGCTTGTGTTTAAACAACATTTGACAAGTTTAACTtcttttgataaataaaaaaatgttttttttttggtaaataaaaaaaaggatttcttttcagaaataaaaaaaaaggatttcttgtgaaataaaaaaaatgatgtttttggtaaataaaaaatgatattttgatGAATAAAACGAGCCCCGGGCGAGCCAGAAACCGGAGAACCGGAGCCGACATCCTGTATCTTGCAACTCTggctcttaaggtgggctgttaaggtggaccagcttttctccttacagtgacgagccgctctgttttttaattaattataaatatttattttaactgttttaatcaatagcgttaatcagttaaaatgcttaatgtcggttaacggttaattatgaacatccaTAAATGCCAGAGTTGGAAAGACAGTTACAGCCTGACAACTAGGACTGGAACTGGAAATACTACTTTGGTACAGAACAAAGTGTCCTCGCAGCATCTGGTATCAAAAACTGTCAAGTACCGAAAACTGGCATCAATTTAAGACATATATTCAGATAAAGTTCTTGTAtggctgtttgtgtttaaaCAACATTTGACAAGTTTATAACTtcttttgataaataaaaaatggattTTTTGAGAGATAGGTCTCTTCAAGGTGTACTAAAAACAATACTGTACTGATATCCTTACCAAGTTATGTACCAACTACTAgcttttaaacatttaacacCAACAGTGCTTAAATGTTGCAGTCCATTTCAATCAACGTTACACAATTTTTACACAGGCTTGTAAAGGTACTTCAACATTAACAATtaagggaaagaaaaaggatATCAAAAGACAAACTCCTGCACATCAGTAGGTTAATTCGCCATGTCAACATCATTTAGGAGATGTTTTATCGGTGCTTGATGGAGTGACTACTGTTTATTAGCTTTTGAATATTGTAAAGTGGGTCATCAAATGCATGTGATGGCTGCGGGGTCTCGAACAAGCTGCTATTACATCacacgttaaaaaaaaaagttgggtgggctgttaaggtggaccagcttttctccttaaagtgacgaaccgctcagctttttaattaattaatttcttttcttttaaccgttttaaccgatagcgtttattagttaaaatgcttaatgttggttaacggttaattatgaacatccctaaATGCCACAGTTGGAAAGACAATAACAGCCTGACAACTAGGACTGGAACTGGAAATACTACTTTGGTACAGAACAAAGTGTCCTCTCAGCATCTGGTATCAAAAACTGTCAAGTATCGAAAACTGGCATCAATTTAAGACATATATTCAGACAAAGTTCTTGTAtggctgtttgtgtttaaaCAACATTTGACAAGTTTAACGtcttttgataaataaaaaaaaggattttttgaGAGATAGGTCTCCTCAAGTTGTACTAAAAACAATACTGTACTGATATCCTCAAGTTGAACATGAAGGCCTTTGTGTGAATGCCGTGTGGCGCGGTGtatgaaatgtttgttttttcttttctatgacTGCTTTTGTTGCACTGATACCTGCCAGAATACTATGATTATATTAAACTATTTTATGGAATACATTAATGACCTGCACATTTCTCTCAATGTGAGAAAAACTGATGGAATGTTTTTCTCAAAAGGAAAGAAGAGTATCACTGCCACACTTTTAGAGATTACTGAAGAGTTTGGGCTCTTTAAAAGTTTTTAACATTTTCCCTTTCATAACAACATCAAACTGCAAACCAACACTAATCtgttcatattttaaaatggtTTGGGTGTTATTATCTCATTGTATTGTGCCTTTCTTCACCCTGATACACCTTGTTGACCAGACTGAAGGACATGAGCTACCAACCGTCATATCTTGAATCAGATCATTGTGGGTCACGAGTTACAAAATAATTTACCCACTCAAGAcattaagggggtttctgatcagtttccagaacagaagtgctcgccatccaatttctgaaaaatgcaattattgcagaaatctccaaatgtcaaaagtttttgataccaaatcacagcatggctttttctatggtgttcctcaaggtcttggtgtcttaatgtggtatattggagggattattgataattttcaTCAATTCttgaatgataaaaaaatggttaaatttagcaccacaTCTTGGTGCAACCAACAATTCCTGCAACTTATGAAACATAACAGCATGgggaatggccatcacaaaTTTATGTCatcatgttctaagcccttaaacattttcacaatttatttaaattaattaactaattgatttttattttcttattaatgactatcaatctacctaggaaagccatccatcctttgaacaccctaggtctctagtttgtgtgtgtggttcatgaggctgtgattatcctagaggtcaccacaggtcattttatacattgaggtcaaattttaaaaaatggtctcactgcaatgaaatggctactatagggactaacatcatcagacacgaatacaattggactcattggttccacaagagtctcagctttacagtcatacccaatttatgtaattcaagactgtttattgatcccagtatgcagaaatattcaaatacaccgttttagaataggcgaaaataacacgtTTATActgcataaaactgcatgtgattatcataaagtgggcatgtctgtaaaggggagactcgtgggtacccatagaacccattttcattcacatatcttgaggtcagaggtcaagggacctctttgaaaatggccatgccagttcttcCACAACTGGAAACACAAGCCATGTCATTTCTGTGCTTAATTGTGTGTGATGGCTAATAGTATGTGATTTAATATGATCAAAATATTTACCATGGCAATATAGCTGAAATTCCTGATCAGGTTTAGATTAGtcgatcgattagttgtcaactattaaattaatcggcaactattttgataatcgattaaccggtttgagtaatttttttacgaaaaaaaagtctaaattctctgattccagcttcttaaatgtgaatattttctggtttctttactcctctatgacagtaaactgaatatctttgagttgtggataaaacaagacatttgaggacgtcatcttggactttgggaaatgtccgatcaacatttttcaccattttctgacattatatagaccaaacaaataataaattaatcaagaaaataatcgatagattgttgacaatgaaaatagtcgttagttacagccctaatCGGGTCACATAATTTAAAAGGTTACAGAATTTGGTGTATCACTTGTAAACTGATCATATAATGTGCATGTATAAAAAGAGTGCTCCTCTTTCtatttcacttttattatcAAAAGAGATTTACTATCTACCATTACATGTCGACACTATAAGATAATGACTTAGCTCAGGGTTCTCCCCAGACGGATATGCAGTATTTGTGTAGTCTTTTGGGGTAGATGGCAGGTCAGATAAGCACAATATAGAGAGCCTACAGAGGAGCTATTTAACTTCCTACACACTAATCCCCATTGCATCTTCTCAGATGGGTGTTTCCTGGATGTACAGTACATCTGTTCAGATGAGGTTGTGACTGaacatctgtcttttttttacatttacaaacgTCTGCCATATTGTTCTATACTGCAACAATGGCAAACCCACACTTGTTGATATGAAAGACTgtacatttcatttaatttcaaaatttatttagaacatgtagaatacaaaaaaaaataaaaaataaaaagtaaagaaagagagtgatcataccaacaagtggacagtcggaaacaagtagtatttacatacaatgaaaagagtaagaaaaataaatggtcaacacttgatgccttgatttacatattcgaaaaggagtgagaagaagtataaatttatttaatcccaccccttctccataagtcaattatgaattattaaccatcttccttattgagccatacatatactccaATTCAATTTTCCTAAAgctgtctaactataattattattatttataattattctaactataattagtacctttaatctgtgtcatacagaaatataaattaattactgatataattatccaattatcaaaatataaatttgttatcaatccagaataccaattcattacttataatataacttaatcacaataccaattaattacttacatatttatcttaatcatttgactatttgttttatattttatattatttataatacacaatttataatatacaatatgcacatgcaatacaacctgacaataacctgatattttcaggtggaatttcattcattcattctcactgtgcaatatcattttccacttgtgcaattttgttaatagtctgtttattgtcaatactgtatatactgcccctatttttatacttccttctatttaaatggttcatattttgttacactttgtttagctctttttttactgtgttagctgatgcatcttgttttttgcactatcccctttgctgctgtacactgcacatttccccactgctggactaataaaggaatatcttatcttatcttatcttatcttatctcatcttatcttatcttaaatctGTTCAGATGAGGTTGTGACTGAACATCtgtctagtttttttttacatttacaaacCTCTGCCATATTGTTCTATACTGCAACAATGGAAACCCACACTTGTTGATATGAAGGACTGAACATGTATTTACATAGTGGTGATTGTGTCCTGAAGGTCAGTGTAGTCTGGAACAGTCTGAAGAGGCTGGCAGTGACCTCTACTGTACAAACTGCCCACAGCGCGTGTACCGTGTCAGTTATGACGTATGTGCTGGTTTTACGACGGTGTGCTCGCTCACACAATGACAGTTTCCGTCAGTTTGACTTGCGAATCCTAACCGCTGTTCAACGAGCGTTCTTTTTTTTCGTTTAAATTTCAGTTGGAAACGATAAATCCATAATTTTCAAACCCATCGATCGATACATTGATTACATTATCAGATACAGAAAGTGACCGTGTTTTGAGTTAGTACAAGTTGTACTTGTTGTACTTAAACTTCCAGCTCGAGGCCCAGCAACAAGAGCTCGAGCGGGCAGCTCCGAAAAGTTTGTTGTTGTCACGTGATGACGAGACGAATGTGTCGATAAAGTTTGTTTAGATAGTTAAACTACTAGGCGGTCTACTACattatactactttatactacGCTATTAACACTTCTTCAACATCGTGTTTCACCAAACATGCCTCAACCCAAACATCGAAAGATTGCTGTAATAGGTTACAGATCTGTAGGTGAGTAAAGCAACACGAGCTCGGCTAATgttagttagcatgctaacaggctaatgTTAGTGTGTTCTAATGCTAGcgagctaacatgctaacgtCCTggctttgttttcctcttttagTGTATCCGACTAACGCCCGTAAAGCTACATTACTCCGTGTTTCTTTGTGCTACGTGTGTTTGCTGAGCAGTTTATTCACTAAATTACACTAATGTTAACTTGCTGTATAGCTGTAGCGATCTGTTACTAGTTATAACGTGTTCTGTGAAAACAAAGTTAGCAGGGACATCCTGGTGTTGAAACTTTTAGTCTAGCATGTCTAACGAACAGGGTCTGGAATTAACCTTTTCCCTCTCCTGACAccgtggcaggtcactgaacatttctaccagccactcattgtttttgtctgccacttctgagaTCTACAACGTTTTTAAaatagtaaacactgagtcatcATCCGACTAACGCCTGTAACGCTACATTACTCCGTGTTTCTTTGTGCTACGTGTGTTTACTGAGCAGTTTACTACTAAATTACTCTAATATTATCTTGTTGTATATAGCTGTAGCCATCTGTTACTAGTTATAACGTGTTCTGTGAAAACAAAGTTAGCAGGGACATCCTGGTGTGGAGCCAGGTGTTGAAACTCTAGCATGTCTAACGTGACATAAAAAAAGTATGTAGTTAATGTCTAGAATGTAAGGAAATCATCCTGTAAACATATTCGACCTCCTACCAAGTAAATACGTGTAGTTTATATCCTAAAATGTCCTTGTGTGTTAAGCTGAAATCTGtgccagcaacacatgaggttgTTACACTGAAATCTGTGACCACTCAGATTTTGTGTTAACTGTATTAAAACATCTTTCAGCTGTATTGCCATTGCTAAAGTTTCGATCATACTAAATCACATACTACTAGCCATCACACACAATTAAGCACAAAAATGACATGGCTTGTGTTTCCAGTTGTGGAAGAACTACTCAGAAACTGTACGGTAGAAAATGACCCCATCGATGCACAGAGCATCACACATTTTGATATGCTGTGGCAGCACTTCACCTGTCAATATGTGTCACAGAATCTGACAGCTCAGATTTCAGTACACCAAAATCACAGCTATCTGCTAAATTTGTGACCCTATCTAAATACTACAAAgacttgggctttgggaaatgtctgatcaacatttttcaccattttctgacattttatagactaaacaactaatcgattaatcaagaaaataatcagtagattaattgacaatacaaatagttgttagttgcagccctaatcaggTCACATAATTTAAAACGTCACAGAATTTGGTGTTTTGTCTTTTATAAGGTTTCATATATAGCCATCAATAAGCCACTATACTGACACAGTTtttgcgagtgtgtgtgtttagtattgtaatgtttattgttataaagAAAGAGATGGTTTTAACATTGTATTAAAATGGTAGTAAAACAACCATGTTACTGTTTCTTTGCCATGCACAGGAAAGTCGTCTCTTACAATACAGTTTGTGGAAGGACAGTTTGTCGACTCCTATGACCCCACCATCGAAAACAGTATGTGTTATTATTGGATTGTTATTCAGATAATGCAGCAAAGAAAATCACAATGGTTCTGGCTTAATGTAAAGAAGTGTTTTGTAAAACTGGTTCATTCCTCTCCCCAGCCTTTAACAAATTGGTCTGTGTGAATGGTCAAGACTTCAATCTTCAGCTGGTTGATACAGCTGGACAAGTAAGTTGTTCATCTACCATATCTGACACTAAACTCTTGGTTTTAAATCAACACGTCTGATCTGTTAAATCCTAATATTTAACCTCAGGTTAAAACGCTGGTTTGTTATGTTAGTTTTAAGCAAGATATGTAGAGACTCTTGAATGTCCAATTTAGCGTTAGTTAGCCAGTTAATATCATGAGTCAGAGTTATCTACCTTGCCATATCACCCATATGACTTAGCTGTAACTTTGCTAACTTTGGTATTATGGTATTATGACATGTACTCTGATGTCAGATTGACAAGTTGTCTATTTAATTGAAAATGCCAAGTAGAGATGttcaaataccattttttccttcctgataaCGATTCCAATACCTGAATttgcggtatcggccgataccgagtaccaatccgaCACCAGCGTGAAATGTatagtgattattattattattatttaacagatgTATTTGCGACTTGGCAAATTGTATCTTGGTTCCAAATGCTCCATTAAGTGACGTATcagacgcatttccgatactggtatcggtattggaGCAACTGTAGTGGCAGTTATTCTAGAAGCTATAGTCTTGCATGTCTGACTCCATTtgataatgtgttgtttttggtaacagtcatacccaataagattataataccttgtctCTGTCTCTAGGATGAGTACTCAATTTTCCACCAATCCCACTCAATGGACATCCATGGGTATGTCCTTGTCTATGCAGTGACTTCCAATAAAAGGTGAGTGGATGGTTGAATTTTCATATCGGTATGAATAATGAGGCATACACTGTTGAAAGTCTTAAAACACTATATTAGGTAGACAACACTATATGTGTGATTTACAAGGGTTAAACCCACTGTTGTGTACATACACCAGCCGTGTTAAATAATACCATTTATAGGTTTATAATGTTccatttgttgttgtatttaaCTTCATTGGGTGCCTGTTCTGCCCATTGCTTTAACCAACTATGCCAAAGTATATGGCTCTTTAGACTGGCaatgaattataataataggAAGTCAGTAAGTAACATCCAGGTTAGAGTTACATACTGATTACTCTCAGAGCAGTATCTAAAAGTACTTTGATGTCTGTCTTTGTTCAGTTTTGAAGTTGTGCAGGTTCTACACGACAAGCTGCTAGACATGGTTGGGAAGATTCAGTAAGTTTAGTTGGATCTTTTCAAATTCAACGAttccaaaatgttgttttttcaagTGATTTTACAACCacgttctttttttttgtctttttagggTCCCAACTGTTCTTGTAGGGAACAAAAAAGATCTCCACATGGAAAGGTAATCAGGATTATTGATAGTCTTCAGAATATAAAGTGCattgtgttgttattgtcagattaaaaataacactgataataatgtcaaactttttggtctaaaaaacactcaatatataatgatatattttaatgatatatagttaataataactgatttattttatgtcgtagaacaaaatgttaaaatctcttaatctTGTGTTagccacagaccttatttcaggcttaTAACTAaaagtccattaaaaaaaacccactgacttccagaggagggaaccagaagtgctacaatgctaactcatttctgggttttaggactcattcctggtGCTCTCTATGAACACGTATTGCCTGTGTAGCCAAATATGATACAAAaggtgttttctgttttcagtaAGCGAAGTTTCCATTTAATTTTCCCAGGGTTATCAAGCCAGAGgagggaaagaaactcgctgatTCCTGGGGTGCTGCATTCATAGAGTCCTCAGCCAAGGAGAATGAGGTAATGATGGATATTTCTTTGAGTACCGACTCATCAATGTAGTccacatatactgtaggctgtgcgttccaatacccatactatcTAATATGCACGAAAAggatttagtatgtccgaatACATAGTGGCTTCCTCaaaaatcgcatactatgcttTACATACTCAATAGGTGTACTATCGTTTAACATACTTTTGTCTGAATAATCagcagtatgtatctttttggatgcactgagcagtaatttacgtcgtcacttcctgagacccttcttgccggttggagacgtgtaaccatggtaacccttgccaacctcatgtgtccAAAACGgtggtttgtgagaatcaaagtctgaattaacttaaaatatattattacacctagcaaagtgaaatcttatacttacactaaattgaagtgttattgatgttacagagctgtccgtcaacattttttatgaacgttgttgtcactaccgcattgcattgtgggacattTATGCCACTGTAGTGTCCAgttttgcatactgtaatatttcaccggaaatagtatgcaattcgtaTAACTATTgatttcatactaaggtttcgggaAACTAAAATATCTCGCATGTTTGTATGGAATATCGGACGCAAccagtatgtcaaatgcagcatgccaaaaataccaggatgttctactacatccggtcacatttcgcagtatgcaagccagcatgcttttctgattATTCGGaaccacaatcctctgcgcagcggatatatgagcaagatggttcaaagttcaaaagcgcaatgttatgacgaagtagtatgtcccaattgtatgcatactacATGCAATAATACGTACTTTGTAAGTGCAACTCCGGTTTGTACTAATGGTAAAGACAACGTATGGGATTTGGAACGTAGCGTAATTCTGACACACTCTGATGACAATATTCTTGCAATGCAGACTGCTGTGGAGGTTTTCAAGCGGATCATTTTGGAGATGGAGAAAGCTGATGGGAACGCGCCCCCAGAGGAGAAGAAGTGCGCTGTGATGTAAACGTGTACCCAGGACATCAGTAAGCTCATTTGCTGAAGACAGGGGGCACAACTTCACCAGCTTGCCAATTGTGACCTCACCGACACCAAGACACCACAGTGGAACTTTTCTGCTCGACTGTGACACCTCATTGATTTACATAGCAAGGCAACTGCCCAGACGTTGGTAAACTATCCCACTAATTGTAACCGCAGGGAGAAGTTTGTAAGAGCAAGATTCATCTTTGTTTTAGACAAAGAAGCACCGTTTTCTTTTGAAATGTAATCTATAACTGGGAAAAATCTTGACTTTGGAGTTCAACCAAATGctcagaaaacaaaataatattacCAAACATATTGGTCCcaattaattatataaaattcATGAACGTATTATAGTAATAACTACTTGTAAATGTGATGTTTGAGACATCATTGGGTTAACTCTCATAACACTTTGAGTAGTTAATGTACAGGTAGGGCTTGTATTATTTCATTAACAGGTATTTTTTTTGACAGTGATGGAGAGTCACAGTTCACATTGCTTTAAATGTGGTGTTAAAATGTCAGTATCTCTCACAAATGGTTTCCTTGAAACATCCGGGAAACAAATGTCACTGGTTTCACACTTCTTCTCACTGTAATTCTTATAAACTCATCTTCAGGTACCTTTCACCAGTGAACCTTTGAGCTGTGTCTTCACGATGGAGGAATCTATTTGTATATCTAACAACTCACATTTAAGCTCTTCTGCTAAGCAGATTAGTCCTCTTTTGTTTCTACAGTTTAATTTCTccttatttactgtaataaagatGTTATCTTACGGACAACCCTCAGAGAAATTTAGTATAGATTGGAATAGATGTTTGGTATTTACCAGTTATGGCCTTTTTATACAATATAAATAGAATCCTAGAAATTGGTTTGATACTATTGGTTATATTTTGAGTGGTGCTGGTTTGCTCTCCCTTCAATATCCTAAGTAGAGTATATTCTTATAAATGCGTTATAATTATGAACATTGTTGAGTTGCAATTTTTGTATTGCATTTTAACACTGCGTAAGACTATTTAAGTGGCTGAGGGCTACGGAGTTATAGATTAGTAATCTTTGAGCTCATGGTTTTGTTGTGATGGTTCATGCAGGCCAGGATGGCATGCAGTCCATTTACTTCACATTGTGGACTTGCATGATCACTGAGATCCTTAATGACTTGTTTTTCTTAGATCCTGTAGCCTTACAAAGACATGACACACTGTGGATTTCCCCCCATATTCCTCATGTTGTACCTGTAGTGGGTAATTGTACCTTTTTATCAAGTGCTTTGCTGAGTAAGtagttgattgattgattgattgattgatgatggTTGAAAAGAAGCTGGTGATGCTGTGTCTTGTGCCTTACAGTTCCTCAAACTCCCTCATTTGCTTCCCTTCAGGACTCAAGGTGCTCTTAAagggttttttttctccttctgttGACTTGATACCACGGTGCAGGTGGTGTACCTGAACACCAATATCCCCTCGTGGGTCAATGTTAATACAGAAATCTTGCTGTAAACAgttttgtatataaaataaatctgttaCTCATTTGACGTGACATTGTGCTATTTTCGGCCGGATTATTTAGGTAGCAAAAAGCAAGGTCTCCTGCAGTAGTGGTTCTCAATCTTTTTCATGTCGAgtgttagaaagtgtttcatgtCTGCCATAACCCTGATGAGCTCAGAGAGGAGCCATAGGCTCACCTGTGCTGTTTGGAGGCAGCAAGGCACAGGTGAGCTCCATCTACAAACAATAAGTGCTCGGCTCCTATAActaggaggggaggaggaagaacactaaatatGAGGAATATTGGACATATCATTTGgtaattaatcaaaa containing:
- the rhebl1 gene encoding ras homolog, mTORC1 binding like 1 — translated: MPQPKHRKIAVIGYRSVGKSSLTIQFVEGQFVDSYDPTIENTFNKLVCVNGQDFNLQLVDTAGQDEYSIFHQSHSMDIHGYVLVYAVTSNKSFEVVQVLHDKLLDMVGKIQVPTVLVGNKKDLHMERVIKPEEGKKLADSWGAAFIESSAKENETAVEVFKRIILEMEKADGNAPPEEKKCAVM